A single window of Xiphophorus hellerii strain 12219 chromosome 12, Xiphophorus_hellerii-4.1, whole genome shotgun sequence DNA harbors:
- the polr3d gene encoding DNA-directed RNA polymerase III subunit RPC4, with the protein MADSGDHSGQQAPGPGGRESVGPLMGRRPAAGISPGRLPTVRPRDLTLGGVKKKTFTPNIIGRKVKEEPTVEGVPRRERRDGDRGRGRGRGERGRGRGRGELIQSHSIFEQGPGEKMMKRRGGYESERDAPSMGPSPIINIKKEKRETEEETKEILRKLERENFIDDPFLSSEQRSCPVQLPLAVSGWGFKEELNSAAVKVEKTDPDEPTESSVEVKQEPEEVEIKKAEATFKRPPLPEPEVLPDLLHRWSLSKAEELFFIQLPDSLPGQPPTKEHKTVKTEVQSEDGQSVLLKTEPQDEEAEDNSCNLKDLREGVVGKMLVRKSGRVQLILGQVTLDVSLGTSCSFLQELVSVQTAERTGNLTVLGNVRNKMVCSPDFESLLESKT; encoded by the exons ATGGCAGACTCAGGTGACCACAGCGGTCAGCAGGCTCCAGGCCCTGGAGGCAGGGAGAGCGTAGGACCTCTGATGGGTCGCCGACCAGCAGCTGGCATCTCTCCTGGACGCCTGCCAACGGTGCGACCCAGAGACCTAACACTAGGAGGAGTAAAGaag AAAACTTTTACTCCCAACATCATTGGCCGAAAAGTTAAAGAAGA ACCAACGGTCGAAGGTGTGCCGAGGCGAGAGAGGAGGGATGGAGATCGAGGTCGAGGCAGGGGCCGCGGGGAAAGAGGCAGGGGCCGAGGTCGCGGCGAGCTCATCCAGTCTCACTCCATCTTTGAGCAGGGGCCCGGAGAGAAGATGATGAAAAGAAGAG GGGGCTACGAGAGTGAAAGAGACGCTCCGAGCATGGGACCCTCGCCCATCATCAATATCAAAAAGGAGAAGAGGGAGACTGAAGAGGAAACCAAAGAGATCCTGCGCAAATTGGAGCGAGAAAAC tttatagATGACCCATTCCTGAGCAGCGAGCAGAGGAGCTGCCCCGTCCAGCTTCCCCTGGCTGTGTCAGGGTGGGGATTCAAGGAGGAGCTTAACAGTGCAGCCGTTAAAGTAGAAAAGACAGACCCGGATGAGCCCACGGAGTCTTCAGTTGAAG TGAAACAAGAGCCAGAGGAAGTGGAGATAAAAAAGGCTGAAGCCACTTTCAAACGTCCTCCTCTCCCTGAGCCTGAAGTTCTCCCTGACCTGCTGCACAGATGGAGCCTGAGCAAAGCGGAGGAGCTGTTCTTCATCCAGCTGCCCGACTCGCTGCCCGGCCAGCCTCCCACCAAGGAGCACAAGACGGTAAAAACCGAGGTGCAGTCGGAGGACGGGCAGTCCGTTCTTCTGAAGACGGAGCCACAG GACGAGGAAGCTGAAGACAACAGCTGTAACCTGAAGGATCTGAGGGAGGGCGTTGTTGGGAAGATGCTGGTCCGAAAGTCTGGCCGGGTGCAGCTCATACTGGGACAAGTCACCCTGGACGTGTCTCTAGGGACATCGTGCTCTTTCCTTCAG GAGCTGGTTTCTGttcaaacagcagaaagaaCGGGAAACCTGACAGTGTTGGGGAATGTCAGAAACAAAATGGTCTGCTCTCCAGACTTTGAGTCTCTGCTGGAGAGCAAGACATGA
- the LOC116729754 gene encoding glycerol-3-phosphate acyltransferase 4, with protein MELFFNPFDNLLCILLGISFTVWVTLLLVFIIVPAIFGVSFGIRRLYMKTLLKIFEWATLRIERGAKEKNHHLYKPYSNAIIAKEPTSLEEEIKEIRRSGSNKDLDSASEFEMSDIFYFARRGVESIMDDEVTKRFSAEELESWNLLTRSNNNFHYISLRLTVLWGLGLLIRYGILLPLRVTLAFTGVSLLVFLTSLIGLLQNGRMKNVLSEKVHLMCYRICVRALTAIITYHDSENKPKNGGICVANHTSPIDVIILASDGCYAMVGQIHGGLMGLIQRAMVKACPHIWFERSEVKDRHLVAKRLSNHIQDKSKLPILIFPEGTCINNTSVMMFKKGSFDIGATVYPVAIKYDPRFGDAFWNSSKFGMVSYLLRMMSSWAIVCSVWYLPPMSREEGEDAVQFANRVKSAIARKGGLVDLLWDGGLKREKVKDTFKEEQQKLYSKMLVGTQEDRSRS; from the exons ATGGAGCTCTTCTTCAACCCTTTTGATAATTTGCTGTGCATTCTGCTGGGCATCTCCTTCACTGTATGGGTCACCCTGCTTCTGGTATTCATTATTGTTCCGGCCATTTTTGGGGTGTCATTTGGCATCAGGCGGCTTTATATGAAGACTTTGTTGAAGATCTTTGAG TGGGCCACACTTAGGATAGAGAGGGGAGCCAAAGAGAAAAATCATCACCTGTACAAACCTTACTCCAACG CTATAATCGCTAAGGAGCCCACCTCCTTGGAGGAGGAGATCAAGGAGATCCGGCGGAGCGGCAGCAACAAAGACCTGGACTCTGCCTCGGAGTTCGAGATGTCCGACATCTTCTACTTCGCTCGGCGAGGCGTGGAGAGCATCATGGACGATGAGGTGACCAAGCGGTTTTCTGCTGAGGAGCTGGAGTCCTGGAACCTGCTGACTCGCAGCAACAACAACTTTCACTACATCAGCCTGAGGCTGACCGTCCTGTGGGGGCTGGGCCTCCTGATCCGCTACGGGATCCTGCTGCCTCTCAG GGTAACGCTTGCCTTCACTGGTGTAAGCCTGCTGGTGTTCCTCACCTCTCTAATTGGACTCCTGCAAAATGGAAG AATGAAAAACGTCCTCAGTGAGAAAGTCCATTTGATGTGCTACAGAATATGTGTCAGAGCTCTCACTGCCATTATAACCTATCATGACAG TGAGAATAAACCCAAAAATGGAGGCATCTGTGTCGCTAACCACACTTCACCCATTGATGTTATCATCCTGGCCAGCGACGGCTGCTACGCCATG GTTGGCCAGATTCACGGTGGACTGATGGGGCTTATTCAGCGAGCCATGGTCAAGGCCTGCCCTCACATTTGGTTCGAGCGCTCAGAAGTCAAAGACAGACACCTAGTGGCCAAACG GCTGAGCAATCACATACAAGATAAATCTAAACTGCCGATCCTCATTTTCCCAGAAG GGACCTGCATAAACAATACATCAGTTATGATGTTTAAGAAGGGAAGTTTTGATATCGGTGCCACAGTCTATCCTGTGGCTATTAAG TATGATCCTCGGTTTGGAGATGCCTTCTGGAATAGCAGCAAGTTTGGAATGGTCAGCTACCTTTTACGTATGATGAGCAGCTGGGCCATCGTCTGCAGCGTGTGGTACCTTCCTCCCATGTCAAGAGAG GAAGGAGAAGACGCCGTTCAGTTTGCCAATCGTGTAAAATCGGCCATAGCCAGGAAGGGTGGACTGGTTGACCTCCTGTG GGACGGAGGTTTAAAGCGCGAAAAGGTAAAAGATACCTTTAAAGAAGAGCAGCAAAAGCTGTACAGCAAAATGCTCGTAGGCACCCAAGAGGACCGCAGCCGTTCCTGA